A segment of the Candidatus Eisenbacteria bacterium genome:
CGGGTTCATCCTTCTTTGCGTCTATTCCCTGATATCTGGTTTTGTCTTTGTCCTCCTTCTTCTCCGTTTTCAGTCGATCGGCCTCCAGGCCTTACAAAACCCATACGGCACGCTCGATACGGTGATTCCGATCTCAACCGAGAGCTGGCTGATACAGCCCTATCTTTCAAATATTTCACAAGTCCTCATCTTCTTTATTCCCTTCCTTACCATGGGCAGCATTGCCGGCGAGCGGCGGACAGGGAATTTGGAACTTCTTCTCAGTTATCCCATGACAACCGGTGAAATCGTTCTGGGGAAATTCCTCGGTGTCTTGATGGTCTTCGCCTGCCTTTTGGCGGTGAATTTCATCCATATTCTGCTCTTTGCCCTCTTCCGCGATCCGGGTTGGGGAACGGTTGGGGCCAGTCTTCTGGGGCTGCTCTTTATGGGGGCCGCCGCGATCGCCCTCGGCATTTTTATTTCGGCTTTAAGCCAAGGCCCATTGGAAGCCGCGGTTCTCACGCTGGGTTTGCTGGCCGGATTGGTTCTCGTCGGCGGCACCCAGGCGAATGAGGGCTGGCGACAGATCTTACAATTCATTTCACCGCTCGGGCACT
Coding sequences within it:
- a CDS encoding ABC transporter permease — its product is MKIWTLARRELSLAFRTPIGFILLCVYSLISGFVFVLLLLRFQSIGLQALQNPYGTLDTVIPISTESWLIQPYLSNISQVLIFFIPFLTMGSIAGERRTGNLELLLSYPMTTGEIVLGKFLGVLMVFACLLAVNFIHILLFALFRDPGWGTVGASLLGLLFMGAAAIALGIFISALSQGPLEAAVLTLGLLAGLVLVGGTQANEGWRQILQFISPLGHFQELSRGILKLDPLLAYGAGIAAALAFALRGVDWLRWRGAGS